From Pseudoalteromonas viridis, the proteins below share one genomic window:
- a CDS encoding WecB/TagA/CpsF family glycosyltransferase: MSPYLNTQSSQAGHTSVNTALRVSAALLLVIALLPLFIVNTAAALLCFKAPLRRQTWIDISARPVRLLSWQVGMCKRSAALFNVLSGSIHFVGNPLVRAGVSIPKVTRLRSPCQMPGLFDGLWLRSLTGLNTDTPLTLLQQQSRQDTAADVLLISKILLCLCLYRKSANMPQHSTLFGIPFSNTQMQNAVDWVVQGSKQQACRSAYYINVNSVNLSAGNAQLYRVLQSSDRNFIDGSGMRIAARQAGVSLADNNNGTDMLPVLCRAAVIHKRSLFLLGAQPGVARLAADNLRHAYPGLRIAGVQHGYFDDDQAVVDQINQSGADIVLVALGSPRQEIWIDSNKHKLHAQCALAVGGLFDFFSGNIARAPMWMRELGLEWVWRLIQEPKAKFHRYVLGNPIFLFRVYVLQQALRGL, translated from the coding sequence ATGTCACCCTATCTTAATACTCAGTCATCACAGGCAGGCCATACCAGCGTCAATACAGCACTGCGTGTTAGCGCAGCCCTGTTACTGGTCATCGCCCTGTTGCCGCTGTTTATCGTCAACACGGCTGCGGCACTGCTGTGCTTTAAAGCACCGCTGCGTCGCCAAACCTGGATTGATATCAGTGCGCGACCCGTGCGTCTGCTCAGCTGGCAGGTCGGCATGTGTAAACGCAGTGCGGCGCTGTTCAATGTCTTGAGCGGATCCATTCACTTTGTTGGCAATCCTTTGGTGCGCGCCGGAGTCAGTATTCCTAAAGTAACGCGGCTGCGCTCACCTTGTCAGATGCCCGGGCTATTTGATGGCTTGTGGCTGCGCAGCCTGACCGGGCTGAATACCGACACACCACTGACATTATTACAGCAACAAAGCCGCCAGGATACAGCAGCCGATGTGCTGCTGATCAGCAAAATCCTGTTGTGTCTGTGCCTGTATCGCAAGTCTGCAAACATGCCACAGCACAGTACCCTATTTGGCATTCCCTTTAGCAACACACAGATGCAAAACGCGGTTGACTGGGTAGTGCAGGGCAGCAAGCAGCAAGCATGTCGCTCAGCCTATTACATCAATGTTAACTCGGTCAATCTGTCTGCCGGTAACGCGCAGTTGTATCGGGTTTTGCAATCCAGTGACCGTAATTTTATCGACGGCTCGGGCATGCGGATCGCGGCGCGTCAGGCGGGGGTGAGTCTGGCTGATAACAACAATGGCACCGACATGCTGCCTGTATTGTGTCGCGCCGCCGTAATACACAAGCGTTCGTTATTCCTGCTTGGTGCTCAGCCGGGCGTTGCACGCCTGGCCGCTGATAACCTGCGCCATGCCTATCCGGGGCTGCGTATTGCGGGCGTGCAGCATGGCTACTTTGATGATGACCAGGCCGTTGTCGACCAGATCAATCAAAGTGGCGCCGACATTGTGCTGGTCGCGCTTGGCTCGCCACGTCAGGAGATCTGGATAGACAGCAACAAACACAAGCTCCACGCTCAGTGTGCATTGGCGGTTGGCGGCTTGTTCGATTTTTTCTCGGGCAACATAGCGCGTGCGCCAATGTGGATGAGAGAGCTGGGCCTTGAATGGGTGTGGCGTCTTATCCAGGAACCTAAAGCCAAGTTTCATCGTTATGTGCTCGGCAACCCCATTTTTCTCTTTCGTGTTTACGTTTTACAACAAGCTTTGCGAGGACTTTAA
- a CDS encoding oligosaccharide flippase family protein — MTHPTSTMRTLLSNTSYLVGAEVVAKASRLISIMAMAACLSATEYGTAMLALTVHEVLRLLLRSGAGAQVIRASDDELPAFLKNGRLLQWLLCVALCLVQILVALASSWLFPGQDMTVLIALMALTYLVFPLVCNQVFLMQRRNQMGLFGLISSVCIITENLALAVALYLDAGLLAVVIGKWAFTLLWLGCFAFVPTSAMTGQFSKAVFTRLLKASTQLAGSEILRSLRVNMDMFVAARLLSPELFGLYSFAKSVGVGLAISVAQAYTTALYPFVCKLKNAGNFGSRHSQLLIAITTAVSAIFIVQAMLVPWYVPVLFSEHWQGSFTTSALLCLIATSTVWTDSYAVMQRANGRFARECQLNAYCLLISLAGLLMLQPDQPVLLAAVLVSCSALWLLFPLADFALRRCDVGAAKSSS, encoded by the coding sequence ATGACACACCCAACCAGCACCATGCGGACCCTGCTCAGCAATACCTCTTACCTGGTTGGTGCCGAGGTGGTTGCTAAGGCCTCGCGGCTGATCAGCATCATGGCGATGGCGGCCTGTTTGTCTGCCACTGAGTATGGCACGGCCATGCTGGCGCTGACCGTGCACGAAGTGCTGAGGCTGCTACTGCGCTCTGGTGCTGGCGCACAGGTGATCCGGGCCAGCGATGACGAATTACCCGCTTTTTTGAAAAACGGTCGGTTATTACAGTGGCTGCTGTGTGTTGCCTTATGTCTGGTGCAAATTCTGGTGGCACTGGCCAGCAGCTGGCTTTTTCCAGGTCAGGACATGACTGTGCTGATTGCCTTGATGGCGCTGACCTATCTGGTCTTTCCGCTGGTCTGTAACCAGGTTTTCCTGATGCAACGGCGCAACCAAATGGGCCTGTTCGGTCTGATCAGCAGCGTCTGTATTATCACCGAAAACTTAGCCCTGGCTGTTGCGCTGTATCTCGACGCCGGATTACTGGCCGTGGTGATTGGCAAATGGGCCTTCACCTTACTGTGGCTTGGCTGCTTTGCCTTTGTCCCCACTTCGGCCATGACGGGCCAGTTCAGCAAAGCCGTATTTACCCGGTTGCTTAAAGCATCGACCCAACTCGCTGGCAGCGAAATCCTGCGCTCGCTGCGTGTCAATATGGACATGTTTGTCGCCGCACGTTTGCTAAGCCCGGAACTGTTCGGCCTGTACAGCTTTGCCAAAAGTGTGGGCGTTGGGCTGGCGATATCGGTTGCTCAGGCTTACACCACTGCCCTCTACCCCTTTGTTTGCAAACTGAAAAACGCAGGCAATTTTGGTAGCAGACACAGCCAGCTGCTGATCGCCATTACGACGGCTGTGTCTGCCATTTTTATTGTTCAGGCGATGCTCGTGCCCTGGTACGTGCCAGTGCTATTCAGTGAACACTGGCAGGGCAGCTTTACCACCAGCGCGCTGCTGTGCCTGATAGCCACCAGCACAGTGTGGACCGACAGCTACGCCGTAATGCAACGTGCCAATGGCCGTTTTGCCCGAGAGTGCCAACTGAATGCTTATTGCTTACTGATTTCACTGGCCGGGCTGTTAATGCTACAGCCTGACCAACCCGTTTTACTTGCCGCCGTATTGGTGAGTTGCAGCGCACTGTGGCTGCTCTTCCCTTTGGCAGACTTTGCGCTGAGACGCTGTGATGTCGGCGCAGCAAAATCTTCCTCATGA
- a CDS encoding sigma-54-dependent transcriptional regulator: MEPVTNITLLFVDDEPLILRSLTRALKHEPYTVYTAQSGEEGLALLEQHPIDVVVSDKMMPNMSGIEFLAQVAERFPDTIRMMLTAFTEVEDLIDAINQGKVWGYMQKPFEMSNIKLTLEQAVQTKMLVAERNMLRASLQRYRSSIKSQFYRFVGDSIAMQMVYKAIEKAGPSQANVFITGPSGTGKELAADAIHRASTRKDKPLVCINCAAIPSELMESEIFGHIKGAFSGAVTNRDGAATQADGGTLFLDEIGEMDMNLQAKILRFVQSGTFQKVGSGKEEKVDVRFICATNREPHQAIADQRLREDLFYRLNVIAIDLPALHERDHDALQIAQHFLSKFSEVENKVFVGFSPAAEQLILRYDWPGNVRQLENLIHSCVVMSDGPLITEDTLQMQLKLKPSDAQALLNGQSGAMRSSPPQPSLSVQQSGYAPSQQAAEIPSESQICSLAEVERIAIEKAIAACDDNVVKAASLLQVSPSTLYRKMQQWGDKNTGA; this comes from the coding sequence ATGGAACCGGTTACTAACATCACCTTGCTGTTCGTCGACGACGAGCCCCTTATTCTACGTTCACTTACGCGGGCGCTAAAACACGAGCCCTACACTGTGTATACCGCGCAAAGTGGCGAGGAAGGCCTGGCCTTGTTAGAACAACACCCCATCGATGTGGTGGTATCGGATAAAATGATGCCCAATATGTCGGGGATAGAATTTCTCGCTCAGGTTGCGGAGCGCTTTCCGGATACCATTCGCATGATGCTCACCGCCTTTACCGAGGTTGAAGACCTCATTGATGCCATTAACCAGGGCAAGGTCTGGGGCTATATGCAAAAGCCCTTCGAGATGAGCAATATCAAACTCACGCTTGAGCAGGCGGTGCAAACCAAAATGCTGGTAGCCGAACGCAACATGTTACGTGCCAGCCTGCAACGTTATCGCAGCTCGATCAAGTCGCAATTTTACCGCTTTGTGGGTGACTCCATCGCCATGCAAATGGTCTACAAGGCGATTGAAAAAGCCGGTCCCAGCCAGGCCAATGTGTTTATCACCGGGCCCAGTGGTACCGGTAAGGAATTGGCCGCCGACGCCATTCACCGCGCCAGCACCCGCAAAGATAAACCATTGGTGTGCATTAACTGCGCCGCCATCCCCAGCGAGCTGATGGAGTCTGAGATCTTCGGTCATATCAAGGGCGCCTTCTCGGGGGCGGTTACCAACCGCGATGGGGCTGCGACTCAGGCCGATGGCGGCACCCTGTTTCTCGATGAAATTGGCGAAATGGATATGAACCTGCAAGCCAAGATCTTACGCTTTGTGCAGTCTGGCACCTTTCAGAAGGTGGGCAGCGGTAAAGAGGAAAAGGTCGATGTACGATTTATCTGTGCCACCAACCGCGAGCCGCATCAGGCGATTGCGGATCAGCGTTTGCGGGAAGACTTATTTTATCGCTTGAATGTGATTGCCATTGATTTACCGGCGCTGCATGAGCGGGATCACGATGCGCTGCAAATTGCACAGCATTTTTTAAGTAAGTTCAGCGAAGTTGAAAACAAAGTGTTTGTGGGCTTCTCACCCGCCGCCGAGCAGCTGATCTTACGCTATGACTGGCCGGGCAACGTACGCCAGCTCGAAAACCTCATCCACAGCTGTGTGGTGATGTCCGACGGGCCGCTGATCACCGAAGACACGTTGCAAATGCAGCTTAAACTTAAACCCAGCGATGCCCAGGCACTGCTCAATGGTCAATCAGGCGCGATGCGCAGCAGCCCACCGCAGCCATCACTGAGCGTGCAGCAAAGCGGTTATGCACCATCTCAACAGGCTGCCGAGATCCCATCTGAAAGTCAGATCTGCTCGCTGGCCGAAGTCGAACGTATCGCCATTGAAAAAGCCATTGCCGCATGCGACGACAACGTAGTAAAAGCCGCCAGCTTGTTGCAAGTCAGCCCCTCGACCCTATACCGCAAAATGCAGCAATGGGGAGATAAAAATACCGGAGCCTGA
- a CDS encoding LruC domain-containing protein: MMKLPNTLYPLMATGLIASGLLSFAAGAVEQIDGQYVWQFQSGQAWPFGYNQSTGKPDSMVYAREEYSREFFQRIQNALPEAKINEAFITGDAGSTIHLSEDAEVFITFIHEGAGYKNSFGYFTFDPQNPPQTPEDVQETIVFPNLSYPHLTNGHRVSIGEFGAGTSIGFFIAANGFWYDTGVKPFKTPYYYSLSNLNPESNETLRQHCVLLLDEAQQEVVIGFEDLPRTWGDNDFNDAVFSVKSSPASAISALNLTVMPEQNDSDADGIEDELDEFPNDFNRAYSQYFPSAQGVTTLAFEDNWPARGDHDLNDLVVKQRIRMTYNADNQISGFIINGWITARGAAYQNGFGLRLMNSEPGLIKQASLTIDGQSFDKTAESGQSNAVLSLWSNTHVFTTTGQSGQCQHFNTVMTCDYFEPVPYTFDVSFEQGLDALSISDFDFFLYRTQDRSLEIHLADYPPTDKFDTSRFGTADDTSNAQSNRYFRTAENLPWALMISNDWHYPREYLDVIWAYPAYETWVESNGEQAQDWFMTNERTTHTFSAH; the protein is encoded by the coding sequence ATGATGAAATTACCCAACACTCTTTATCCCTTAATGGCCACTGGATTAATTGCCTCAGGGCTATTATCGTTTGCAGCTGGCGCCGTAGAACAAATCGATGGTCAGTATGTCTGGCAATTCCAGTCTGGCCAGGCCTGGCCGTTTGGCTACAACCAGTCTACCGGCAAGCCTGATTCTATGGTGTATGCACGTGAAGAATATAGCCGTGAATTTTTTCAGCGGATCCAAAACGCACTGCCCGAGGCTAAAATCAACGAGGCATTTATCACCGGTGATGCCGGCTCTACCATCCACCTGAGCGAAGATGCCGAGGTCTTCATTACCTTTATTCACGAAGGCGCGGGCTATAAAAACTCGTTTGGTTATTTTACCTTTGATCCGCAAAACCCACCGCAAACCCCTGAAGACGTGCAGGAAACCATCGTTTTCCCTAACCTCAGTTACCCTCACCTGACCAACGGGCACCGTGTCAGCATAGGTGAATTTGGGGCAGGCACCAGTATTGGCTTTTTTATCGCTGCCAATGGTTTTTGGTATGACACCGGGGTTAAGCCATTTAAAACGCCCTACTACTACTCGCTGTCGAACCTGAACCCTGAAAGCAACGAGACACTGCGTCAGCACTGTGTTTTGCTGCTCGATGAAGCCCAGCAGGAAGTGGTCATCGGCTTTGAAGACTTGCCACGCACCTGGGGCGACAACGATTTCAACGACGCCGTATTCAGCGTGAAAAGCTCACCGGCCTCTGCCATTTCTGCACTCAACCTGACCGTTATGCCCGAGCAAAACGACAGCGACGCCGATGGCATTGAAGACGAGCTGGATGAATTCCCCAACGACTTTAACCGCGCTTACAGCCAGTACTTCCCCAGCGCACAAGGGGTAACCACTTTGGCTTTTGAAGATAACTGGCCTGCGCGAGGCGACCATGACCTCAACGACTTAGTGGTGAAGCAGCGTATTCGCATGACCTACAACGCCGATAACCAGATCAGCGGGTTTATCATCAATGGCTGGATCACTGCACGCGGCGCCGCCTATCAAAATGGCTTTGGTCTGCGATTGATGAACAGTGAGCCCGGGCTCATCAAACAAGCCAGCCTGACCATCGACGGCCAAAGCTTCGACAAAACCGCTGAAAGCGGACAGAGCAACGCGGTTTTATCGCTGTGGAGTAACACCCATGTATTCACCACCACCGGGCAATCTGGCCAGTGTCAGCACTTTAATACGGTGATGACCTGTGATTACTTTGAGCCGGTGCCTTACACCTTTGATGTGAGTTTTGAACAAGGGCTGGATGCACTCAGTATCAGTGATTTTGATTTCTTCTTGTATCGTACCCAGGATCGCTCACTGGAGATCCACCTGGCTGACTACCCGCCAACAGACAAGTTTGATACCAGTCGCTTCGGCACTGCCGATGACACCTCAAATGCGCAATCCAACCGCTATTTCAGAACCGCCGAAAACCTGCCATGGGCACTGATGATCAGTAACGACTGGCACTACCCCAGAGAATATCTTGATGTCATCTGGGCCTATCCTGCCTATGAAACTTGGGTAGAAAGCAACGGCGAACAGGCGCAGGACTGGTTTATGACCAACGAACGCACCACCCACACATTCAGCGCACACTAA
- a CDS encoding sugar transferase — MYSIKKTTATQFTPVSSSVSEQTKLDGRHHGIPACLQRLAAISGLLLLSPFLLLVIVLIKLESQGPCVYKQVRVGKLGRRFTMYKFRSMYLPSDPRFRNPDPAQSDREGVCAKYRNDPRITRIGAFIRKYSIDELPQLMNVARGDMLLIGPRPALENEVNAYQPHELGRLNSEQGLTGLWQVTGRADTTFAQQVQLDKQYIVEQSALNDVSILLKTIPCVLGAKGAY, encoded by the coding sequence ATGTATAGCATCAAAAAAACCACAGCAACTCAGTTCACCCCGGTGTCATCATCTGTTTCTGAACAGACAAAACTGGACGGTCGTCACCATGGTATCCCGGCCTGCCTACAACGCCTGGCTGCGATCAGCGGATTATTACTGCTCAGCCCGTTTTTATTGCTTGTGATAGTGCTGATCAAGCTGGAGAGCCAGGGCCCGTGTGTGTACAAGCAGGTTCGGGTAGGTAAATTGGGACGTCGCTTTACTATGTATAAGTTCCGCTCTATGTATCTACCAAGCGATCCGCGCTTTCGCAATCCGGATCCGGCACAAAGCGACCGCGAAGGGGTCTGTGCAAAGTATCGTAACGACCCGCGTATTACCCGCATTGGCGCATTTATTCGTAAATATTCCATTGATGAGTTGCCCCAGTTAATGAATGTGGCACGTGGCGACATGCTGTTAATCGGTCCGCGCCCGGCGCTGGAAAATGAAGTCAATGCGTATCAACCACACGAGCTGGGACGTCTGAACAGCGAGCAGGGTCTGACAGGTCTGTGGCAGGTAACAGGTCGCGCTGATACCACGTTTGCGCAGCAGGTTCAGCTGGATAAACAGTACATCGTAGAGCAAAGTGCGCTGAACGATGTATCGATTTTACTCAAAACCATTCCTTGTGTCCTGGGCGCCAAAGGAGCCTACTAA